A portion of the Acidobacteriota bacterium genome contains these proteins:
- a CDS encoding HAMP domain-containing protein, with protein sequence MPADKVGVPGKICDVLNDVIAVAERSTDTLETLSLAADSSALLRQQIRIEGAVGRWSSVADSTSRIVRDLIAPMVEVSKVMDSVARGDLSREMATEIEGRVLKGEFLRTAMTVNSMVGQLREFASEVTRVAREVGTEGRLGGQAEVPNVDGIWKDLTDNVNLMASNLTDQVRDIAKVTTAVANGELDKTVTVEVKGELLELKNTINRMVGQLGSFADEVTRVAREVGTEGKLGGQAKVKGVAGTWKDLTENVNSMATNLTDQVRNIAEVTTAVAQGNLSKKITVEVQGEIAELKNTINGMVDRLSSFAAEVTRVSREVGTEGKLGGQAKVEGVAGTWKDLTESVNTMATNLTDQVRNIADVTTAVARGDLSKKITVEVRGEIAALKKTINTMVDQLSSFADEVTRVAREVGTEGRLGGQAKVKGVAGTWKDLTEGVNSMASNLTSQVRNIAEVTTAVAKGDLSKKITVEVRGEINDLKKTINTMVDQLSSFAAEVTRVAKEVGTQGKLGGQAQVPGVAGTWKGLTESVNSMADNLTSQVRNIAEVTTAVAKGDLSKKITVDVDGELLELKQTINTMVDQLSSFADQVTRVAREVGTEGKLGGQAKVKGVAGTWKDLTENVNSMAENLTSQVRNIADVTTAVARGDLSKKISVDARGEIAELKQTINTMVDQLSSFADEVTRVAREVGTEGKLGGQAQVKGVAGTWKDLTENVNSMASNLTNQVRNIADVTTAVARGDLSKKITVEVSGEIAELKQTINTMVDQLSSFADQVTRVAREVGTEGKLGGQAQVKGVAGTWRDLTESVNSMGSNLTNQVRNIAEVTTAVARGDLSKKITVDARGEIAELKQTINTMVDQLSSFAAEVTRVAREVGTEGKLGGQAQVKGVAGTWRDLTDNVNSMASNLTNQVRNIAKVTTAVANGDLSKKISVEVRGEIAELKETINTMVDQLNSFAAEVTRVAREVGTEGKLGGQARVEGVAGTWKDLTQNVNSMASNLTNQVRGIAGVVTAVAQGDLSRKLTLESSGEIGELTNTINSMTDTLATFSQQVTTVAREVGVEGKLGGQAKVPGASGTWRSLVDNVNMLADNLTIQVRAIAEVARAVTKGDLTRSIDVEAEGEVAALKDDVNEMIVNLRETTRENEEQDWLKSNVARFTRMMQGQKNLITLAKTILSELVPVVKAQHGVFYLMQETRGEDPHLELAASYAFKERKNLSRHYDLGEGLVGQAAVEKQRILITQVPHDYVRISSALGEAIPLNLVLLPIVFEGTVMGVIELASFERFSENDLAFLDQLADGVGVVLNAIAANMRTEELLAQSQSLAEELQVQQEELTETNQRLEEQAKSLQASEELLKTQQEELQQTNEELEEKAHLLQQQNEEVERKNREVEEGRRQLEEKARQLALTSKYKSEFLANMSHELRTPLNSLLILARLLKENKDGNLTEKQMEFASTIHSSGIDLLALINDILDLSKIESGMMQVEVVQVDLAELSEYVRRTFGQLAEEKNLSLAVQVEKSAPDRLLTDRTRLQQVLKNLLSNAFKFTDKGEVQLIIEGVDDDTRRHLNSRTLIEASKVVAFHVVDSGIGIPDDKQRLIFEAFQQADASTTRKFGGTGLGLSISREIASLLGGELRVESTPGKGSRFTLFMPVDYAGDQQADIRGSEDRPTRILPAPAAQTRPVRTIEDDREGLDERTRSLLIVEDDAKFAAIVRDLARERGFKTIVTQIGGDAVNLAKRFKPDAITLDLSLPDVDGWTVLDRLKHDAETRHIPVHIISSQDLTDPRGVKFGAFARLQKPVTSEALDDAFAKINEFIDRSTRRLLIIEDDETQRDSIVELINDKDVEIEAVGSGEEALQKLDEGPIDCIVLDLGLPDMSGMDFVNRMKEAGHDVPIIVYTGRDLSKKEESELKRIADAIIVKDVRSPDRLLDETALFLHRVEANLPEEKRKVLEKLHQRDPVLTGRKALIVDDDIRNIFAITSLLEQQEMEVVYAENGKEGIRKLEEDEDIDIVLMDVMMPEMDGLEATQRIRENPKLKNLPIIALTAKAMKGDRERCLQAGASDYITKPIEGQQLISLLRVWLYK encoded by the coding sequence ATGCCTGCCGACAAGGTCGGGGTACCGGGGAAAATCTGTGACGTTCTAAACGACGTCATCGCGGTTGCGGAGCGCTCGACCGACACTCTCGAGACGCTGAGTCTTGCGGCCGACAGCTCGGCGCTGCTGAGACAGCAGATTCGAATCGAGGGTGCCGTCGGCCGCTGGTCGTCGGTTGCCGACTCGACGTCGCGGATCGTCAGGGATCTGATCGCACCGATGGTCGAGGTTTCCAAGGTCATGGACTCGGTCGCTCGCGGAGACCTCTCCCGGGAGATGGCGACCGAGATCGAAGGGCGCGTTCTCAAAGGAGAGTTTCTCCGCACCGCAATGACCGTCAATTCGATGGTCGGACAGCTTCGCGAGTTCGCTTCGGAAGTGACTCGAGTCGCGAGGGAAGTCGGCACCGAAGGCCGGCTTGGCGGCCAGGCGGAGGTACCGAACGTAGACGGCATCTGGAAGGATCTCACCGACAACGTGAACCTGATGGCCTCGAATCTGACCGATCAGGTCAGAGACATTGCCAAGGTCACCACGGCGGTCGCCAACGGCGAGCTCGACAAGACCGTCACGGTGGAAGTCAAAGGAGAGCTTCTCGAGCTCAAGAACACGATCAACCGGATGGTCGGACAGCTCGGTTCGTTCGCCGACGAGGTGACGCGGGTCGCGCGCGAGGTCGGCACCGAGGGGAAGCTCGGAGGGCAGGCGAAAGTCAAGGGTGTGGCCGGAACCTGGAAGGATCTGACCGAGAACGTCAACTCGATGGCGACGAACCTGACCGATCAGGTGCGCAACATCGCCGAGGTGACCACGGCGGTCGCTCAGGGAAACCTCTCGAAGAAGATCACGGTCGAGGTCCAGGGCGAGATCGCGGAGCTGAAGAACACGATCAACGGTATGGTCGACCGCCTCAGCTCGTTTGCGGCCGAGGTCACGCGTGTATCCCGCGAAGTCGGAACCGAAGGGAAGCTCGGTGGTCAGGCAAAAGTCGAGGGCGTGGCCGGAACCTGGAAGGATCTGACCGAGAGCGTCAACACCATGGCGACGAACCTGACCGATCAGGTCCGCAACATCGCCGACGTTACTACCGCCGTCGCACGCGGCGACCTGTCGAAAAAGATCACAGTGGAAGTTCGCGGTGAGATCGCAGCTCTTAAAAAGACGATCAACACGATGGTGGATCAGCTCAGCTCGTTCGCGGACGAGGTGACTCGCGTGGCGCGAGAGGTCGGAACCGAAGGCCGGCTCGGCGGTCAGGCGAAGGTCAAAGGTGTCGCCGGGACGTGGAAAGATCTGACCGAGGGCGTGAACTCGATGGCGTCGAACCTCACGTCGCAGGTGCGGAACATCGCGGAGGTGACGACGGCAGTCGCGAAGGGGGATCTGTCGAAAAAGATCACGGTCGAGGTCCGGGGAGAGATCAACGATCTGAAGAAAACGATCAACACGATGGTCGACCAGCTCAGCTCGTTTGCGGCCGAGGTGACCAGAGTCGCGAAAGAAGTGGGAACTCAGGGAAAACTCGGCGGCCAGGCGCAGGTGCCGGGGGTAGCAGGTACGTGGAAAGGTCTGACCGAGAGCGTCAACTCGATGGCCGACAACCTCACGTCGCAGGTTCGGAACATTGCGGAGGTGACGACAGCAGTCGCGAAGGGCGACCTGTCGAAGAAGATCACCGTCGACGTCGACGGCGAGCTTCTCGAGCTGAAACAGACAATCAACACGATGGTGGATCAGCTCAGCTCGTTTGCCGATCAGGTGACGCGGGTCGCCCGGGAGGTCGGTACCGAAGGAAAGCTGGGCGGTCAGGCGAAGGTCAAAGGCGTCGCGGGTACCTGGAAGGATCTGACCGAGAACGTCAATTCGATGGCGGAGAATCTGACCTCGCAGGTCCGCAACATTGCCGACGTCACGACCGCGGTCGCACGCGGCGATCTGTCGAAGAAGATCTCGGTCGATGCACGGGGCGAGATTGCCGAGCTGAAGCAGACGATCAACACGATGGTGGATCAGCTCAGCTCGTTCGCGGACGAGGTGACGCGCGTCGCGCGCGAAGTCGGCACGGAGGGGAAACTCGGTGGGCAGGCGCAGGTCAAGGGCGTTGCCGGAACCTGGAAGGATCTGACCGAGAACGTCAATTCGATGGCGTCGAACCTGACCAACCAGGTGCGCAACATCGCCGATGTCACGACGGCGGTCGCGCGCGGGGATCTGTCGAAGAAGATCACGGTCGAGGTCAGCGGCGAGATTGCCGAGCTGAAGCAGACGATCAACACGATGGTGGATCAGCTCAGCTCGTTCGCGGATCAGGTCACGCGTGTTGCGCGTGAAGTGGGAACCGAAGGCAAACTCGGTGGCCAGGCCCAGGTCAAGGGTGTCGCGGGAACCTGGAGAGATCTGACCGAGAGCGTCAACTCGATGGGCTCGAATCTGACGAATCAGGTTCGCAACATTGCCGAGGTCACGACGGCGGTCGCGCGTGGGGACCTTTCCAAGAAGATCACGGTCGATGCGCGAGGCGAGATCGCGGAGCTGAAGCAAACGATCAACACGATGGTGGATCAGCTCAGCTCGTTCGCTGCCGAGGTGACGCGCGTCGCGCGCGAGGTAGGCACGGAGGGCAAACTCGGGGGACAGGCGCAGGTCAAAGGAGTTGCAGGAACCTGGCGGGACCTCACGGACAACGTGAACTCGATGGCGTCGAACCTGACCAACCAGGTGCGCAACATTGCCAAGGTGACCACCGCGGTCGCGAATGGCGATCTGTCGAAAAAGATCAGCGTCGAGGTTCGCGGGGAGATTGCCGAGCTGAAAGAGACGATCAACACGATGGTGGATCAACTGAACTCGTTCGCGGCGGAAGTTACCCGAGTGGCGCGGGAGGTCGGAACGGAAGGCAAGCTCGGAGGGCAGGCGCGGGTCGAAGGTGTGGCCGGTACGTGGAAGGATCTCACTCAGAACGTGAACTCGATGGCGTCGAACCTGACCAATCAGGTTCGCGGCATCGCCGGGGTGGTCACGGCCGTCGCCCAGGGAGATCTCAGCAGGAAGCTGACGCTCGAGTCGAGCGGCGAGATCGGCGAGCTCACCAACACCATCAACTCGATGACCGACACCCTGGCGACGTTCTCACAGCAGGTCACCACCGTCGCACGTGAAGTCGGTGTCGAGGGGAAGCTCGGAGGCCAGGCCAAGGTGCCCGGAGCTTCCGGAACGTGGCGGAGTCTGGTCGACAACGTCAACATGCTGGCGGACAACCTCACGATTCAGGTCCGGGCGATCGCCGAGGTTGCGCGAGCCGTCACCAAGGGCGATCTCACGCGCTCGATCGACGTCGAGGCTGAAGGAGAAGTCGCCGCGCTCAAGGACGACGTCAACGAAATGATCGTCAATCTCCGCGAGACGACCAGAGAAAACGAGGAGCAGGACTGGCTCAAGTCGAATGTCGCCCGATTCACGCGGATGATGCAGGGCCAGAAGAACCTGATCACGCTCGCGAAAACGATTCTCAGCGAGCTTGTGCCGGTGGTCAAGGCGCAGCACGGTGTCTTCTATCTGATGCAGGAGACGCGAGGGGAAGATCCGCACCTGGAGCTCGCGGCTTCATACGCGTTCAAGGAAAGGAAGAATCTCTCGCGGCATTACGATCTCGGCGAGGGCCTGGTGGGGCAGGCGGCGGTCGAGAAGCAGCGAATCCTGATCACACAGGTGCCGCACGACTATGTCCGAATCAGTTCGGCGCTGGGCGAGGCCATCCCGCTGAATCTCGTTCTTCTTCCGATCGTTTTCGAAGGAACCGTCATGGGGGTGATCGAGCTCGCTTCGTTCGAACGATTCAGCGAGAACGATCTCGCGTTTCTCGATCAGCTCGCGGATGGTGTCGGTGTCGTGCTCAACGCCATCGCGGCGAACATGCGAACCGAGGAGCTGCTCGCACAGTCGCAGTCGCTCGCCGAAGAGCTGCAGGTCCAGCAGGAGGAGCTGACCGAGACCAACCAGCGGCTCGAGGAACAGGCGAAGTCCCTGCAGGCATCGGAGGAGCTTCTCAAGACTCAGCAGGAAGAGCTTCAGCAGACGAACGAGGAGCTCGAAGAGAAGGCCCATCTGCTGCAGCAGCAGAACGAGGAAGTCGAACGGAAAAACCGGGAGGTCGAGGAAGGGCGACGGCAGCTCGAGGAAAAGGCACGCCAGCTCGCACTCACCTCGAAGTACAAGTCGGAGTTTCTCGCGAACATGTCCCACGAGCTGAGAACTCCACTGAACAGCCTGCTGATCCTCGCCCGGCTGCTCAAAGAGAACAAGGACGGCAATCTGACCGAAAAGCAGATGGAATTCGCGAGCACGATTCATTCGTCCGGAATCGACCTGCTCGCGCTGATCAACGACATTCTCGACCTTTCCAAGATCGAGTCCGGGATGATGCAGGTCGAGGTGGTTCAGGTCGATCTCGCCGAGCTTTCCGAATATGTCCGTCGGACTTTCGGTCAGCTTGCAGAAGAGAAGAATCTGAGCCTCGCGGTTCAGGTAGAGAAGTCGGCCCCCGACCGGTTGCTGACCGACAGGACCCGGCTGCAGCAGGTGCTCAAGAACCTTCTGTCGAACGCGTTCAAGTTCACGGACAAGGGAGAGGTTCAGCTCATCATCGAGGGCGTGGACGACGATACCCGTCGCCACCTCAATTCGCGCACGCTCATCGAAGCTTCCAAAGTCGTGGCGTTCCACGTCGTCGACTCCGGAATCGGAATTCCGGACGACAAGCAGCGCCTGATTTTCGAAGCTTTTCAGCAGGCGGACGCGAGTACCACGCGGAAGTTCGGGGGTACCGGACTCGGTCTTTCGATCAGTCGTGAGATCGCATCCCTGCTCGGTGGCGAGCTTCGAGTCGAGAGTACGCCCGGAAAGGGAAGCCGATTCACGCTCTTCATGCCGGTCGACTACGCCGGCGACCAGCAGGCCGACATCCGAGGGAGTGAAGACCGACCCACCAGAATTCTGCCGGCTCCCGCTGCCCAGACGCGGCCGGTCCGTACGATCGAAGATGATCGCGAAGGGTTGGACGAGCGAACCCGATCGCTGCTCATCGTCGAGGACGACGCGAAGTTCGCCGCCATCGTCCGGGATCTCGCGCGCGAGAGAGGTTTCAAAACGATCGTGACGCAGATCGGGGGCGACGCCGTGAACCTGGCGAAGCGCTTCAAGCCGGATGCAATCACCCTCGATCTCTCGCTTCCGGACGTCGACGGCTGGACGGTTCTCGATCGGCTCAAACACGATGCCGAGACCCGTCACATTCCGGTTCACATCATCTCGAGCCAGGACCTGACCGATCCGCGCGGAGTGAAATTCGGAGCGTTCGCGAGATTGCAGAAGCCGGTCACCAGCGAGGCTCTGGACGACGCATTCGCGAAGATCAACGAATTCATCGATCGGTCCACTCGGAGGCTGCTGATCATCGAAGATGACGAGACCCAGCGCGATTCGATCGTCGAGCTGATCAACGACAAGGATGTGGAAATCGAAGCCGTCGGTTCCGGTGAGGAAGCGCTGCAAAAACTCGACGAAGGGCCGATCGACTGCATCGTTCTCGACCTCGGCTTGCCCGACATGAGCGGAATGGACTTCGTCAACCGTATGAAGGAGGCGGGCCACGACGTTCCGATCATCGTCTACACCGGCCGTGACCTTTCGAAGAAAGAGGAGTCCGAGCTCAAGAGAATCGCCGACGCGATCATCGTCAAGGACGTCCGCTCCCCCGACAGGCTTCTCGACGAGACGGCGCTCTTTCTCCATCGGGTCGAAGCAAACCTTCCCGAGGAAAAGAGAAAGGTTCTCGAGAAGCTGCATCAGAGAGATCCCGTGCTGACCGGGCGAAAGGCTCTGATCGTCGATGACGACATTCGGAACATCTTTGCCATCACGAGTCTGCTCGAGCAGCAGGAGATGGAGGTCGTCTACGCGGAGAACGGTAAGGAGGGCATCCGGAAACTCGAAGAAGACGAGGACATCGACATTGTCCTGATGGACGTAATGATGCCGGAGATGGACGGTCTCGAGGCGACACAGAGGATTCGGGAGAATCCGAAGCTGAAGAACCTGCCGATCATCGCGCTGACCGCAAAGGCGATGAAGGGAGATCGCGAGCGATGCCTCCAGGCGGGCGCTTCCGACTACATCACGAAGCCGATCGAAGGCCAGCAGCTCATCTCGCTGTTGAGAGTCTGGTTGTACAAGTGA